The stretch of DNA tttgtattaattttaatacattataactcaatttttattttacacgttcgaatagaaaaatttatttaacgtaatacttaaaatataatttacaaatgatAACTTTATGTGATTTTAAAGATACATATTTGcattactttaatatttttttttaacttctacttcattttatctcgttataaaaattaacttacTTCATGTACGAAGTTTCTATAATGTTTTGTATATtgatattgtataattatagaatatattatctatgtaattttattatatcaatattatagaaggaaagagaaagagagagagagtatataattatatactataccAAATAAtgctatattaatatattaactgTGGATATTTTTGAacaattaatatctttattaatttctttattaaacgtaactatcgtaatatataatttttgtctaGATGCGTGACAAAAATTGGGTTATAAATTGGGTTAAATAAATCAGgatataagaatttatttaaaaaagataaaaaactcACCTACGAATGAATCAAGTTTGTTCTccttattttcaatgaaaatttaccCTTAACACTTTACCCTTATCCGGAATCTCAGAACAGGTAGGGAAACTAGTAAGGTTTATTTTCAGAACGATATCACGTTAATTGATCAACGAGAAAAGATCAAAGTACCAGTACGGTAGATCGATCAAACGTTTAGATATTAAAACGAAGTAGAAATTCGAGTATAAGATACGTTAAGAGGTATTTTGGCTTTAAAACAAACTTTATCAGAAGactaatatctttcttttgcaCAATAGTAATATTACTTCCTAGTGTTTCTCGGGTCTGTAGATCTCTTAAGTAAGATATAAATActaaattctaattattattcacaCTATACGTGCATTCTTaactatgaaattaaattgtgTGTTATTAAGAGTTATCTTCTACGTGTGCTAAGTAATAGAAGGTAAAAACAGTTTTATGTGTCATTGTATATCGCAACTTATAACTCGCAAAATTGTGAAATGAAAATCCGGGTCGCTTAAGAGATATATAACTTGGACTTTATGCGCTCGTTCAAGTTCTTCTTTTGAAACCTACTTTTAGAGATAACCcgatttatatagaattagaTCGTGACTacgtaaatgttatttttcgaGCGACATCGaagtttttcaaatttcgatacgatctatgaaaaaaaaaaaataaataaataaataaaaagataaaaaaaaaataaaaggaaaaaaagaattgaaaaagagaCTTTCAGATGCACGTGTCTCTCATTTTTCATCAGTAATTGATTCGAATCGATGTttttgcgaaaaaaaagaagagaaaaaaaaaaagagaaataataaaacgagcaACTCTAAATATCAGATTAAATCGTGTTTCAGTTTGACTATGATATTTCTCGAACAGATGTGTACTTACGAGACACAAACACCTGGACGTGAACGATCTCGTTATTTCTGAAAATTcgtataaatgattaataaaaaatattacgtaagAACTTTCGTCACACGGTCTGACATATTATTAGTTGGCTGTTATCCAACTAACGAATGATATCCAGACAATACATACTGGAATGATAAAATCGATAGCTATTGAAATTGGGCCAATGTGATAAGAACGTTTTATCTCATTCCGTACCTAATTGAACTGCATTCAACCAGAAGAATGTCGATGCACTCGAACGAGTTTCATCAATTTCGTTTCTGATAGGAATTGTTCTctaattcattttatcgttttcaaataatatatttctatatcctATTATTACAAAAGTTTACATTGTCTTTTAGGTACTTTCGAGTTGGCAAATAAATTAACTTAAACCGAATAGAAAGGTCTTGttagaaatatatcaaataataatttaaatcattGTTGACGTTAGATTGGCAATAACTTTCGAATGATAATTCGAACCTATGggttacatatattttttcacgtAGCTGTGCTCATGGCATTGATCCGAATTGGCTTAGTGTCAAGTCTGAAAGTTGGATTACACCATCTTAACCATGAACACGTGAACAGTATGTTCGTTATCTCGTCATACTTGTAGCATCTTTGTTCACAGCTGTTCATTTGGTCATTCATCTATGTTTGCCAAGAAAATGTATGTTTTCTttgttgcaaaaaaaaatatatatatatataatataaaggtggtagaataattaaaacaatttttatatcaatatgtgtattaattgatatctctctttctctatttataattctttttatgatataattattgtaaattttatttattgttttatttaatattcaattcAACGATGATGcatgcacatacatatgtatacgatcTTGTCAGTGAaactttttgcttttttttttttcagaccGACGAGTTCGTGAACGTACTTTGGAGAAGTTATGGTGTAAGAATTCTGGTGCTATGGAGATTTTTATTACCACTCTTGAGGTAAACTTTATCTCGAAAgaatactttataaatattttatgacaTAGTTCTGCGGGTAAAgataattcttctttatatatatatatatatatatatgaatacacaCACTTGTGACTTTTGTATTTTGCATTCAACATGCTTTCAATTTATACTAATGCATACAGAAAtgatctttaataataatattacatacattatttatttattttgttctctgtaaaatgaattatgaaaatattatttaattttatataatttgctTCTCATacaataaatgtattttatcgGTTCGTTTTAATATCCTATGATATGATAAgtataatatgaattttttaatatatatattttaaaaatcatcaaGGATGTATTTTTAGCAAACgatcaaatgaaaaaagtcaCGAAACGAATCAAGCGAAACGTGTTCGTTGGTTAGTACTCCACACCATGTGGACTTGATTAGGCGTTTCTGATAACTACGAAAGTATTCGAGTTTCGTACACGAAATAGTAGCGTGACAAAATCACATTAACTAGTTATGCACTCTTGTCAATCTATCTCGGAAAGGATTACTAAACTAGAAACCCGTTCGTTCTTATTTCTCCTGAGTGTTGCACGAACGAACTATGAGTTTTAATTGCGTGACGATCGaaatctttttcgttatttaaaatacgtcaagttttaaatcaaattgagtgatttaaaaataaaaaagaaaatgacataAAGATCCTGATCGTGgaataatattacgaataaaagtaattttactaataaaattaagagTAGTAATAATTTAGCGaagttatttttctataaataacaataacagcaacaacaacaaaaataataatcttcgattttgtttcttttaaaaaaagaagaaattattaaaaagaataattctttttatttttatttttttttacagaattcCAAGGATTACATGTTGAATTGTAGTATAGCTGGTATATTACACGAATGTATATCACCAAAAATTACAAAGGGCAAATCAAAAGGAAGCAAGAACAAAAATGCAACAAGTAATATTAACTTATAAattcatcgttatcatcgatCTAGTTAATATCCTTTATATTATCTCCATCTACATGTATTTCGTTATAATACTTATCTCTTAATAACTTTGTCGAACAGAAACGTTTAAACAAGTAAGTTTGAGATAAGAATGAACTCtatcatttcgttttcttttttttttttttattaggaaACAGTAACCGAATGGCGGTCATTCAACTGATCAACTCCGGGATCACGCAAGTCCTAGTTAAACTTTTAATGAATTTGCAGCATATGGATAGTATTTCTTCGGAAGTCCTTGTACAAGAAGTTCTTTGGATTTTGGGACAGGTAAaagtgtatataataataataataataataataataataataaataatgataaataatacaaatagaaatgatatattgtttatttaaaaattttttgatagaTTTGTCAAAGGGATCAGAAATTTGTAACAAAAgtaaagaatttaaattatgtcaaaatatttcatacgcTACTTCAACAACATTATAACAATGGTAAAATAATTCTTCCATTGTTGCTGATAATCAAAGTTTTTGCAAAAAATTGTAAGTATCATTATAAGTTTAATATTACGATATCGATCTTAAGATTGAATCATTTATTTgctggatatatatatatttttctttttcatagcaTTCTCTCAACAAATTCTTATCAAAGATGGTATTGCCAATACATTAGAAAAGACTTTCATTTGCATTGGTCATGTACctcatataaaattaaaagcgTTAGTCgaatgtttgaaatattttacgatgagCAGTaagtatattctttattattttattcctatccaatgatattatatgataagaaatattagaacaaaatatttattataaataatattattattaataattattaataatatttattgttataatatttagcatattaattattatataattatatattaacacttttattaatgattatttcttttttttttgtttcgattatttaattgttaataattgcCGATCTAtcatctatcttctttttttcttttcttttctttctcagaaTTATGCTGCACGAAATTTGTTAAGGCCGGGATGGTTCAACAACTGATGCGAACTTTCGAGAGATGGGAGAGATTCGATGGACAATTGAGACTGAAGATATCCAACTACGTTCTGAACACGCTACAGCATCTTTGCGTAATAAGTAAAGTTCCTTTTACGAAAGCAAACCGCGTAGTATCCAGAAAAAATCTAAGAGAAGCGAAAAAAGGCTGACAGGTGCTTATAACGAGTTACATCGACCGTGTCTGGTCGAACGTTTGATCTGACAATCAGTGAACGTTtcatacgaattaattataagtCATTTCACCATTTCCTTTTAACACAacatctttatttatatccttCGTTTTTGAATTCTTCGGATTTTGTATTCCGCTTTTTTACGAGCTCGAACTCGAAGGAATACTTGAAAACGCcaagaggaaaggaaatgaaaaggaaaggaaagaaagaaagaaagaaaaaaaaaagaaaaaataataaaagaagaagaaaaaagaaaagaaaaagaggggaaagaaaaatcgtatttcTTAAGATAATTTTTGTGTAGTAACGTTCGAGTAGTTTAACATTTATGAATagtgtaaagaaaaagatttctcaGTTAAGTGCATGTCTCGAAGATgtattttccttcctctcgaAGAAAGACTCCTCGGATAACTCGgaatcgtttaaaagatatttcttcttcccaCTTTTAGAGTCTGGAAGGAAGGCTATTAAGTCGAACAATGGTCTACAGCTACTGTACCGGTTTTGTACAAACTGCCCGGAGGAAAAAGCCTACGACTGTTTATTGTCACGTATATGTGGTATAATCAATCAATGTCTGGAAAAGAAGGAGTTGCCTGTACCCGAAATGTCTCCTGCAAGGTGAACGATACTTTCAAGGTTTCCTAGATTTGATCtgtctatttttaattaacatatatgagaacatttattatcgtttatattttagaatacgacaaatattacaatgataattttattcattcgttcgttcgttcgttcgttcattcatttatttatttatttatttatttatttattttattcagatTCGTCCTGCCGGAAGCAAATGCCAGGGCTAACAGCATTGAAAGTGGCAGCGACCTTGATAGTCAAGTACGTTGCAGTTAGTTAGTCGTATAAAATTGTGAAGAAGAGTTTGTCCAGAATCTCTtcaatttgaatatttcttttaaggCTAACAGCGTGGCCTCGCTTGGAAGATTATACAGTGATTTCGATTCAGGAGATGACGAAGATAGTCATAGTTCGAGGAGGACGAGTGATAAGAATTTGTATCCCAGCGAGGAGATAGACGAGAGTAAATTTTTTGCTGGAGTTTTCACGTCTCAAAGAACCGAAGAGGATTTGATTGGGTAAATTTGATTGGTTTCcctcgttgaaaataatttttctcttctctctctccctctttttattgtttttattcttataagaTCTCAATATTGTCCAACCTTATGAATTTTCGTTTTAGGTATAACGTTTTCTTCAAAGAGCTAGGTAATCTTCAGTCACAACTCAGTCTTATTAAAACATCATCAGAGAAGTTTATAGACTCAACGAATTCAACGATCGACGATGATAGAACGTTCTCTcgttattcgaaaatatccAAGTCGAAAAGTTTTCCAAAAGAAACTCATACCAACGGATCATTAAGATCCCAAATTAAATcagaaaatacaaaatctGATTTGAAAACATTGAAAGATATACCATCGACTACCACTGATCGGCACGCTTATTGTATGATAGCAAGCAAAGTGAAAAGTGTTATCAATTTTGTCAAGGTTGCTTATCCCGATCTGGTTGGCGGTGATTCTTTAGGAAAACCAGAACCATTGAACAACAAGGATAGAAAAGTTTGTCGTGCTAAATTGTTAACTTGTGTGGAAAGAGGTCTTCATGCCAGTACGACCACTCAAGAGATTGTTTATGATCTCGACAATGTAACGACGTGTTTGTCGGCGAATGATAAAGTTACGGAAAGCAAGTTACTTTGCAATTGGGACGAAAAGAGAACTGGAAAAAGGAATTTGGAGACAAAGCAATTGCAATTTGAGTCTCGTTTTGAAAGTGGAAATCTTAGAAAAGCTATTAAGGTATAGCCGGAATGTTTGTTTAACTCTGTTAACGTGTTTactgttaaataattattgttaacacacacgcacacacatatatatatatatatatatgtatgtataactgAATCGCCTATAGTCATTCATTAACAGatcaatagaaatataatcgaaGTATCGTTATTCatcattaattgaaataatcttcattaatattctgtctaaattaataagatgataattattaaaacattgattcgttaattaaaaataaacgttaaCTAAACTGatcttcattaatattttatttaaattaatgatcgttattaaaacgttttattGATTCACAAAATTCTATGCTAAGTAGTGAACATGCTAATTTATAACCAAAATATCAACTTAGccaaaatatattcattcgtTGTAACGCATATCGtttctctgtatttcttctcttttcttgcaGATAGGCTTGAGAGAATACGACTTGATCTTAACACCAGACGTGAACAGTGCGTCTAGACATCAATGGTTTTACTTCGAAGTTTCAAATATGGAAGCAAACGTTTCTTACACGTTCAATATCGTAAATTGCGAGAAAGCAAATTCTCAATTTAATTTCGGCATGAAGCCAATTTTATTCAGTGTAGCCGAGGCACAATTGGGTCGACCAAGTTGGGTCAGAACTGGTAcagatatttgttattatagaaattgttATCAGAGACCAACGAAAGGGAAGAATTATTTGACGACATCGTTCACTGTCATCTTTCCCCATGCTTATGACGTTTGTTATCTGGCTTATCACTTCCCTTATACCTATAGTCAATTGATGACAAATATTTGGAAATGGACCAAAAAGCTATCGCCTTCTAACGTTTACTTCCGTGCCGAATCACTTTGCGAGTCGTTAAACAACAATGAAAATCCAGTATTGACTATAACTTCGCCAGACACGAAGAACAATCCTATACAAGTAAGTTATATATCCTGTTACATACAACTAATTAGATATTTCCATCGAGAAACTTTAAGTTATTATCATTTGGACATATTTAGAATAGAAAAGTTATCTTCCTGACGTCCAGAGTCCATCCAGGTGAGAGCAACGCTTCTTGGGTAATGCATGGAACGTTGGAGAGCCTCCTAAGCAATTCAACTTATGCTACTAGTTTACGTGACGATTATGTGTTCAAAATAGTACCGATGTTGAACCTAGAAGGTGTGGTCAATGGATGGTAAGTGATAAGAcacgaataataatagaattatagtactatcgatatttattacagAAGTTGAGAGCGTTTTCACGCTGCCGTACGGTagtattgtataaaattattgtgaGTGCGTGACTTATCGTTTAGCAGCTTAgtgaaaatgattttcaaaaatggagaaggaaggagagaggaagggatcGAGGGAGCTAGATCGTTTAGGGCTAGATCGTCGTACGTCCAGATAACGGAAGAGTTTCCTATTATCCCTGTTATccaacaaagaaaattaaaaggtTTCTTTGTTCGTCGGGGGTCATTGAACTCCTCGTTTTGTGGACGTAACGCGAACGTTTTCATTTAAGTCTAAGGGATGATTAATCTTGATGAATAAAACGTGACGTCAGCGAACTATACCAGTGAATGCCCACACCGGTGAATAAATGATAACGAGCGAGTATTGATCTCTTTATCTAAGATCTTTCGTACATAGGTATTACGTGATTGAAATGATGTTATGATGATGTCCGTTGGCGTCACGAATAtcattcaattaaaattaacgcTACGATGAGAGTACGTACTGACATCGATCAACGTTCTGGCATCGTCGGTTGgaggaaaaattaataataataataatgaagaagaaaagagattgatttcattattaaatcttCTATCGCatgaacaatatataaattcatattgaAGTTTAATGGTGCTCGGTTGGTCTTTGTAATAATGATaccataaaatattatcttaaagaattttactaagatctttttttctttttcttttttttttttttgctttccttttccaATCTAGGGACACATTGTACGAACGGAGAGTGAACGGTGAaacgtggaaaaagaaaaaaaaaaagaataaaatctaGTGTCCATGCTAAAGacgtttctattttcctcCAACCAAGGACATCCACAGTGTAGTACGTCTATTCTCGCGcgtgaaatatttatcttaaaacGTGAACCAATACGTGAAAAATGACCGTGACGTTTCGTACCATTGATGAACCCACGCGATGATGATTATGGTGATTCACGAGtgtctcgttttcttttttctctgtgttttttcttttctttcttttttttNNNNNNNNNNNNNNNNNNNNNNNNNNNNNNNNNNNNNNNNNNNNNNNNNNNNNNNNNNNNNNNNNNNNNNNNNNNNNNNNNNNNNNNNNNNNNNNNNNNNttattattattattattattattattctttttcgataaacgCGACGATGAACGTgtgttaaaaaatagaattacagATAACGTTCGAAGAAAACGCGAAGAAGTTAGGTTCCTACGACGTTGGAAAAATTGCTTGCgattttgtttgttatatctataattatgGATTCGTGTTTGATGATAAGAGATTAAGATAAGATCGTCGATAGGTTCAAAGTGTTCTTGGACTAGAAGAACTTGTTCAATGATCGCTAGCAATCCCCTTTTCGTGAGACTTTtcgtatcctttttcttcatcgtcgatcttcttcatcatttaatctttatcttctttatcttcttcttctccttcttcttcttcttcttcttcttcttcttcttcttcttagtaGACGAACGAACGCGTTTAACGAAGGCGTCGATGCCTAAAGAGTAAAGCGTTACTTGGACGGAGGGTCTAATACTTTGCCGTTGGTGCGCACTTTGATGTTGTACCTGTAGGCCGGTTCCGCCTCTGGCAGGATCGTACTACTGTCATCATCCTGATCCTTCATCATTGCTGATTCACCGATGTCCTGTTGATCGTTAACGTAGTCTTGAACAGTGTCGTAAGGACCAATGGTATGTGCATCCTCGAGACCATTATTTGGTGGTTCAGTTTCAGCTTGGACATCGGTTTGGACATCAGCCGGGGCATCGGAGAGAACGTCATAATCGAGAGAATCCCTGTGTTCCATCTTCATATCCGAGGTGGATGGTCGAGATGCTGTACGAAGGACTTCACGAGTCTCGAGACCGTCGAATACACTCGCAGAATTGTCTTTTCTAGCTTGATGACGAACAACCTGACCATCACCGTTGCTAGCTGTGAAGAGACTCGTGATGTCCGGAATATCGTCGGGTCTTGTATTCTCAAGGACAAATGCATCGGTTTGTCTACGACGTTCGATGTTGCCTAAGCTCGATGATGCCGTTGATTCTTCCTGTTgatcatctttctcttctaactTGCCAGACACGGAAGCGGCCGTTGTTATCAGCCTGCTAACGACCGGGTCTTCGGGTACGTCTTCATTCGCtgattcttccttttcctcgttcGACGATGACGTTGTCTTATCCTCGATAACTTCAtcatgttttttctcttccttattttcttcctccacGTGCTCGTCGATCTGGTCGTCGCTGGCCGGCGCCGAGGTGGTCGTTATGTAGGGTCTGCGATTTCTGAAAAATTCAGCTCGCCATCAATTTAtatctcatatttattttatcattcctTTCAAATCTATTGATCTATCCCCTCGAAGACGTTGCCAGAGACGAAGAGGGATTAttatttgaacatttttattctcgtcACGAGCAAcgtctcgctctttctctttctttctattcctatctctatgattattattactattattatttaatcctCGTATTAGTTGGTTAGTTGCCttaacgtattaaaaaaaagctCCTAAACGCAAAGAGCGAAAGTCTGGATCCAACTAATAAGTTTCCATTTGTCATTTGTCGGATCAAACTGATTAATGGATCGAAACTTTTTCATTGTCGTGTGTGTCGATAGTGTCATTTGTGTGTCTTTGTCGAGTATTTGCAGCGAGAAGCGAGAGAATGTTTGCGTTGTTACGAAAAGCACTTACTAAGTATCGCACTTCGggattgtttcttctttctttctttctttttttttttttttttttttttttaaccaagGTCAATGTTTTTGAGAGAtcttaatagaaataaaaaagaagaaaaaaaaagggaagcgTGTACGTTcgcataaaattattaaaaattatatcagcTGGAGATACTTTGTTTTGTTACCGGAGGATCCCAGATTACCAGCAACCTTTTGATTATCAGCTAACtactgtaataataataataagcgtTTAGaacgttttataatttgtaaggaaaaaaaaaagaaaataataaaataaaatagaatcagTGATAACCGTGATTACCGATAAAACGTTGCAATTCGATcctatatgaaaatataaaagatcttATACATCCATGGAGgtttaatttacatattttatcggTTCTCCATATACTTTATATCCGTATAGCCAACAGGATTCACCTTAGAAACACGCTGGCATCCTcaggttttttctttcttatcttttttctgtctctttttctctctctctctttctctttctctttctcggcaattttgtgtatttttttgtGACAAGTATTATCTCACCTCTTACCCCTGAGTCGCGGAGACTGGAATGCTGCCGTAGTTATAGTAGTAGCATCTTGTTTGCTCGCAGATAAAGTCCTTAACGAGGGTACAATCCTGAGCTTCCCATGCTAACGTTGGTGCTATCATCGCGACGCAACCGTCTGCACTGCCACTGTCGCCACTTGAAAaca from Vespula pensylvanica isolate Volc-1 chromosome 11, ASM1446617v1, whole genome shotgun sequence encodes:
- the LOC122632982 gene encoding cytosolic carboxypeptidase 1-like isoform X7, whose product is MKSALEKCDKENQRPMEVVALQENAEDIEEEDAMSPSNRCVDDAINDVILEKLRSFAPKPQEGGETFRSIIAKIHARVTSSDRRVRERTLEKLWCKNSGAMEIFITTLENSKDYMLNCSIAGILHECISPKITKGKSKGSKNKNATRNSNRMAVIQLINSGITQVLVKLLMNLQHMDSISSEVLVQEVLWILGQICQRDQKFVTKVKNLNYVKIFHTLLQQHYNNGKIILPLLLIIKVFAKNSFSQQILIKDGIANTLEKTFICIGHVPHIKLKALVECLKYFTMSKLCCTKFVKAGMVQQLMRTFERWERFDGQLRLKISNYVLNTLQHLCVIKSGRKAIKSNNGLQLLYRFCTNCPEEKAYDCLLSRICGIINQCLEKKELPVPEMSPARFVLPEANARANSIESGSDLDSQANSVASLGRLYSDFDSGDDEDSHSSRRTSDKNLYPSEEIDESKFFAGVFTSQRTEEDLIGYNVFFKELGNLQSQLSLIKTSSEKFIDSTNSTIDDDRTFSRYSKISKSKSFPKETHTNGSLRSQIKSENTKSDLKTLKDIPSTTTDRHAYCMIASKVKSVINFVKVAYPDLVGGDSLGKPEPLNNKDRKVCRAKLLTCVERGLHASTTTQEIVYDLDNVTTCLSANDKVTESKLLCNWDEKRTGKRNLETKQLQFESRFESGNLRKAIKIGLREYDLILTPDVNSASRHQWFYFEVSNMEANVSYTFNIVNCEKANSQFNFGMKPILFSVAEAQLGRPSWVRTGTDICYYRNCYQRPTKGKNYLTTSFTVIFPHAYDVCYLAYHFPYTYSQLMTNIWKWTKKLSPSNVYFRAESLCESLNNNENPVLTITSPDTKNNPIQNRKVIFLTSRVHPGESNASWVMHGTLESLLSNSTYATSLRDDYVFKIVPMLNLEGVVNGC
- the LOC122632982 gene encoding cytosolic carboxypeptidase 1-like isoform X8 translates to MKSALEKCDKENQRPMEVVALQENAEDIEEEDAMSPSNRCVDDAINDVILEKLRSFAPKPQEGGETFRSIIAKIHARVTSSDRRVRERTLEKLWCKNSGAMEIFITTLENSKDYMLNCSIAGILHECISPKITKGKSKGSKNKNATRNSNRMAVIQLINSGITQVLVKLLMNLQHMDSISSEVLVQEVLWILGQICQRDQKFVTKVKNLNYVKIFHTLLQQHYNNGKIILPLLLIIKVFAKNSFSQQILIKDGIANTLEKTFICIGHVPHIKLKALVECLKYFTMSKLCCTKFVKAGMVQQLMRTFERWERFDGQLRLKISNYVLNTLQHLCVIKSGRKAIKSNNGLQLLYRFCTNCPEEKAYDCLLSRICGIINQCLEKKELPVPEMSPARFVLPEANARANSIESGSDLDSQANSVASLGRLYSDFDSGDDEDSHSSRRTSDKNLYPSEEIDESKFFAGVFTSQRTEEDLIGYNVFFKELGNLQSQLSLIKTSSEKFIDSTNSTIDDDRTFSRYSKISKSKSFPKETHTNGSLRSQIKSENTKSDLKTLKDIPSTTTDRHAYCMIASKVKSVINFVKVAYPDLVGGDSLGKPEPLNNKDRKVCRAKLLTCVERGLHASTTTQEIVYDLDNVTTCLSANDKVTESKLLCNWDEKRTGKRNLETKQLQFESRFESGNLRKAIKIGLREYDLILTPDVNSASRHQWFYFEVSNMEANVSYTFNIVNCEKANSQFNFGMKPILFSVAEAQLGRPSWVRTGTDICYYRNCYQRPTKGKNYLTTSFTVIFPHAYDVCYLAYHFPYTYSQLMTNIWKWTKKLSPSNVYFRAESLCESLNNNENPVLTITSPDTKNNPIQNRKVIFLTSRVHPGESNASWVMHGTLESLLSNSTYATSLRDDYVFKIVPMLNLEGVVNG
- the LOC122632982 gene encoding cytosolic carboxypeptidase 1-like isoform X4; translated protein: MSPSNRCVDDAINDVILEKLRSFAPKPQEGGETFRSIIAKIHARVTSSDRRVRERTLEKLWCKNSGAMEIFITTLENSKDYMLNCSIAGILHECISPKITKGKSKGSKNKNATRNSNRMAVIQLINSGITQVLVKLLMNLQHMDSISSEVLVQEVLWILGQICQRDQKFVTKVKNLNYVKIFHTLLQQHYNNGKIILPLLLIIKVFAKNSFSQQILIKDGIANTLEKTFICIGHVPHIKLKALVECLKYFTMSKLCCTKFVKAGMVQQLMRTFERWERFDGQLRLKISNYVLNTLQHLCVIKSGRKAIKSNNGLQLLYRFCTNCPEEKAYDCLLSRICGIINQCLEKKELPVPEMSPARFVLPEANARANSIESGSDLDSQANSVASLGRLYSDFDSGDDEDSHSSRRTSDKNLYPSEEIDESKFFAGVFTSQRTEEDLIGYNVFFKELGNLQSQLSLIKTSSEKFIDSTNSTIDDDRTFSRYSKISKSKSFPKETHTNGSLRSQIKSENTKSDLKTLKDIPSTTTDRHAYCMIASKVKSVINFVKVAYPDLVGGDSLGKPEPLNNKDRKVCRAKLLTCVERGLHASTTTQEIVYDLDNVTTCLSANDKVTESKLLCNWDEKRTGKRNLETKQLQFESRFESGNLRKAIKIGLREYDLILTPDVNSASRHQWFYFEVSNMEANVSYTFNIVNCEKANSQFNFGMKPILFSVAEAQLGRPSWVRTGTDICYYRNCYQRPTKGKNYLTTSFTVIFPHAYDVCYLAYHFPYTYSQLMTNIWKWTKKLSPSNVYFRAESLCESLNNNENPVLTITSPDTKNNPIQNRKVIFLTSRVHPGESNASWVMHGTLESLLSNSTYATSLRDDYVFKIVPMLNLEGVVNGCNRYGLTNEDLNRRWSNPDQSLHPVIYHTKGLMEYCTRVLQRPPHVFVDYHGHSRRKNVFLFGCSRSSSWSAADRAKPDQPVQYLILPHLMQSVSPAFALPLCSFKVERNKESTARVAIWRQLGVSKSYTMESSFCGCDQGVLAGLHLDTNHLKAIGQDFCQALAMMKDADEDWNVDKYIEESCCPRKCILRKTRRIPKCIQDKLAMHHITGIP
- the LOC122632982 gene encoding cytosolic carboxypeptidase 1-like isoform X3 produces the protein MRRTSRRKSKNQKQHRNNLFVYRAAMSPSNRCVDDAINDVILEKLRSFAPKPQEGGETFRSIIAKIHARVTSSDRRVRERTLEKLWCKNSGAMEIFITTLENSKDYMLNCSIAGILHECISPKITKGKSKGSKNKNATRNSNRMAVIQLINSGITQVLVKLLMNLQHMDSISSEVLVQEVLWILGQICQRDQKFVTKVKNLNYVKIFHTLLQQHYNNGKIILPLLLIIKVFAKNSFSQQILIKDGIANTLEKTFICIGHVPHIKLKALVECLKYFTMSKLCCTKFVKAGMVQQLMRTFERWERFDGQLRLKISNYVLNTLQHLCVIKSGRKAIKSNNGLQLLYRFCTNCPEEKAYDCLLSRICGIINQCLEKKELPVPEMSPARFVLPEANARANSIESGSDLDSQANSVASLGRLYSDFDSGDDEDSHSSRRTSDKNLYPSEEIDESKFFAGVFTSQRTEEDLIGYNVFFKELGNLQSQLSLIKTSSEKFIDSTNSTIDDDRTFSRYSKISKSKSFPKETHTNGSLRSQIKSENTKSDLKTLKDIPSTTTDRHAYCMIASKVKSVINFVKVAYPDLVGGDSLGKPEPLNNKDRKVCRAKLLTCVERGLHASTTTQEIVYDLDNVTTCLSANDKVTESKLLCNWDEKRTGKRNLETKQLQFESRFESGNLRKAIKIGLREYDLILTPDVNSASRHQWFYFEVSNMEANVSYTFNIVNCEKANSQFNFGMKPILFSVAEAQLGRPSWVRTGTDICYYRNCYQRPTKGKNYLTTSFTVIFPHAYDVCYLAYHFPYTYSQLMTNIWKWTKKLSPSNVYFRAESLCESLNNNENPVLTITSPDTKNNPIQNRKVIFLTSRVHPGESNASWVMHGTLESLLSNSTYATSLRDDYVFKIVPMLNLEGVVNGCNRYGLTNEDLNRRWSNPDQSLHPVIYHTKGLMEYCTRVLQRPPHVFVDYHGHSRRKNVFLFGCSRSSSWSAADRAKPDQPVQYLILPHLMQSVSPAFALPLCSFKVERNKESTARVAIWRQLGVSKSYTMESSFCGCDQGVLAGLHLDTNHLKAIGQDFCQALAMMKDADEDWNVDKYIEESCCPRKCILRKTRRIPKCIQDKLAMHHITGIP